In one window of Leucoraja erinacea ecotype New England unplaced genomic scaffold, Leri_hhj_1 Leri_1308S, whole genome shotgun sequence DNA:
- the LOC129715662 gene encoding gastrula zinc finger protein XlCGF7.1-like, whose product MEDHMTGHNKEKRYECDVCGKVYQKPSRLETHRRVHTGERPFDCSECGKSFIRYDNLLQHNRVHTIERPFTCPDCGMSFKTTNDLKAHRWLHTGEKPYCCFTCGKSFARMSGLREHWRVHSSERPFTCSVCGKGFKSSTDLKGHRRVHTGERPYTCSDCGKGFTRSSKLLKHQHTHSVEQRQAPLHLQRLRRGLHNPAIIC is encoded by the coding sequence atggaggaccacatgacgggacacaacaaggagaagcgttatgagtgcgacgtgtgtggcaaggtctACCAGAAGCCGAGCCGGCTGGagacccaccggcgggtgcacacgggagaacgccccttcgactgctcggagtgcggcaagagcttcatccGCTACGACAACCTGCTGCAGCACAACCGCGTGCACACCATcgagaggcccttcacctgccCCGACTGCGGCATGAGCTTCAAGACGACGAATGACCTGAAGGCCCACCGGTGgctgcacacgggcgagaagccctattgctgcttcacctgcggcaagagctttgcccggatgtcggggctgcgggagcactggcgggtgcacagcagtgaacggcccttcacctgctctgtctgcggcaaaggcttcaagtcttCCACGGACCTGAAGGGGCACAGGCgcgtgcacaccggggagcggccctacacctgcagcgactgcggcaagggcttcacccgctccagcaaGCTGCTGAAGCACCAGCATACCCACAGTGTTGAACAGCGacaagcgcccctacacctgcagagACTGCGGAGAGGGCTTCACAACCCAGCAATCatctgctga